From one Gammaproteobacteria bacterium genomic stretch:
- a CDS encoding hypothetical protein (Evidence 5 : Unknown function) has product MLNSVRAKLQTMVVTIVLVTVTATTLIHAYLFHTHQVWSLQATSLAAGMALSTLLEHLHERNLTFPLDEAEEDINYFCKKITTIHPELASIGVINSKGKRLFGEIPNGINAILNNEILTQPFDEGQPRFFEKRLDPDDENVFSTIALIPINNPGKRGDLVLVVLRSDALAHDLRMLILFSLFTGLLVALVAAILGRWGTDLVVMHPLERLLQAIREVTVRGKGGERMDIGNTKELKILGKSFNDMLERLEQTRLALVSNEKFLEVIVENIPILLEVQDARDLRFVRFNRAGESMLGLRREELLGHTPHEVFTAEAARRYIARDQAILAAGVPVDVPEERIQTKTLGERIFYTQKIPIFDEQRRPMYLLGISEDITERRHIEEVRRFGAFQSGIAEMSVSVLHNIGNAITAVTDDAEQIRRGTEELGRLATLLATDAERTAATLHEDEASQKIFTNEGLNNTVKRLLTVQREVARTIARIHNEGLKEHAERIERNVCHIADIVRIQQGAVLPGGGASLFSLKRVIEDAMVMQGESIVRHDEVHVVVDIDPSVDEITTYRNRLLQALINVLKNGYEAIRERQGENSIPGRIVITGRPIAEGRVELRIVDNGIGIESDHLQDIFHFGYSTKARGSGFGLHSVANFIQEQGGSVEARSAGRNQGTELIIELPLRQTRAMDNSRK; this is encoded by the coding sequence ATGCTGAATTCGGTTCGTGCCAAGCTACAAACCATGGTGGTTACAATAGTATTGGTAACGGTTACCGCAACGACTCTGATTCACGCCTATTTATTTCATACTCATCAAGTTTGGTCCCTGCAAGCGACCAGCCTGGCGGCAGGGATGGCCCTGAGTACCCTACTTGAGCATCTCCATGAGCGAAATCTGACTTTCCCTTTAGATGAAGCCGAAGAAGACATCAATTATTTTTGCAAAAAAATCACCACGATTCATCCCGAGCTGGCTTCGATAGGTGTGATTAACTCAAAGGGCAAACGACTCTTCGGAGAAATTCCGAATGGAATTAATGCCATATTGAATAATGAAATCCTGACGCAACCGTTTGACGAAGGGCAGCCGCGATTTTTTGAGAAAAGGCTGGATCCCGATGATGAAAATGTATTTTCCACCATAGCACTGATTCCAATTAATAACCCCGGTAAACGCGGCGATCTGGTATTAGTGGTTTTACGATCAGACGCCTTGGCGCACGATTTGAGAATGTTAATTTTGTTTTCACTCTTCACGGGATTATTAGTGGCGCTTGTCGCTGCGATTTTGGGCCGCTGGGGAACGGATTTGGTAGTGATGCACCCTTTGGAAAGATTGCTTCAAGCCATTCGAGAAGTCACCGTGCGTGGAAAAGGCGGAGAGCGGATGGATATTGGAAATACGAAGGAATTAAAAATATTAGGAAAGTCTTTCAACGATATGTTGGAACGGTTGGAGCAGACGCGGCTTGCATTGGTGAGCAATGAAAAATTTTTGGAAGTGATTGTCGAAAACATTCCTATTTTGTTGGAAGTTCAGGATGCCCGCGACCTACGTTTCGTGCGCTTCAACCGGGCAGGAGAATCAATGCTCGGTTTGCGACGCGAGGAATTATTGGGACATACTCCTCATGAAGTTTTCACGGCTGAAGCAGCACGGCGTTACATCGCTCGTGACCAAGCGATTTTAGCGGCGGGGGTTCCGGTCGACGTGCCGGAGGAGCGAATTCAGACCAAAACTTTGGGGGAGCGGATCTTTTACACTCAAAAAATTCCAATTTTCGACGAACAACGGCGACCGATGTATCTGCTCGGGATTTCGGAAGACATCACCGAGCGACGTCACATTGAGGAAGTGCGCCGCTTTGGCGCTTTTCAGTCGGGCATTGCGGAAATGAGCGTATCGGTGCTCCACAACATCGGTAATGCCATCACCGCAGTTACTGACGATGCAGAACAAATTCGACGTGGGACAGAGGAACTTGGGAGATTGGCGACATTGTTGGCCACTGACGCTGAACGTACCGCCGCCACCTTGCACGAAGATGAAGCATCGCAAAAAATTTTCACTAATGAAGGACTCAACAACACCGTAAAACGCTTACTGACGGTGCAGAGAGAAGTCGCACGGACGATCGCACGGATTCACAATGAAGGACTCAAGGAACACGCGGAACGTATTGAACGTAATGTATGTCATATCGCCGATATTGTACGTATTCAGCAAGGCGCGGTCTTGCCCGGTGGTGGGGCGTCCCTGTTCAGTCTAAAACGCGTAATAGAAGATGCCATGGTGATGCAGGGAGAAAGCATTGTCCGTCATGATGAAGTCCATGTCGTCGTGGATATCGATCCCAGCGTTGATGAAATCACCACGTACCGTAACCGGCTGTTACAGGCCCTCATCAACGTACTTAAAAATGGCTACGAGGCGATTCGGGAGCGTCAAGGAGAGAATTCCATCCCTGGACGAATTGTCATTACTGGACGACCCATTGCCGAAGGCAGGGTGGAACTACGCATTGTCGATAACGGTATTGGTATTGAATCCGATCATTTACAGGATATCTTTCATTTTGGTTATTCCACGAAGGCACGTGGCAGCGGGTTCGGTTTACACTCAGTTGCCAATTTCATCCAGGAGCAAGGAGGAAGCGTTGAGGCCAGAAGCGCGGGTCGCAACCAAGGCACAGAATTAATCATTGAGCTACCGCTGCGCCAGACACGGGCCATGGATAATTCCCGAAAGTAA
- a CDS encoding inhibitor of cysteine peptidase codes for MAINKFFKPSICNGNLLCVCQVFIYSFLGMMIGLIFTGSILAADLTSPEAQEQLDKNLTQKGIDYTVRHEGINSQRITMNSSNSSIQKLREALYSLPPDQSLLMGSAKITIVGYASKDKKIKLVLESNPSTGYLWQFVGSTDKVLVQEGETEFEQRGLVGAPAKQTIWLKAVKEGYTEVTLTYQRPWEQKDQKDYQATTASSPNQINLQLNEIPEIIDLSNPNAKAISPEDEKPPFDEIQINKRTFINTLTSGLPTSWDWRNVGAGLTPIRDQRSCGSCWVFSIVGTLEAVLMAKIGASEDLSEQFLLSCNIEGRSCNGGSMSAHDYHKNKLGRLQSIAGAVLESDMPYSASSGICKTVPYHPNRISGWGYLAEYGGIPTVDSIKNAIYNLGPISAGVCVGPAFNFYRSGVFSKNESIVCGTNKGNHAIVLVGWDDATTSWILRNSWGSAWGEQGYMRIKWGTSNVGESSIYITLSQDATPSLTVLKNGTGTGTVTSTTGNIDCGSTCAYDFDKGTSVTLSATPARSSIFAGWKGACTNTTGDCVVNMNDSKTVFATFNISKPVLTVIKAGTGTVTSTPAGISCGTDCSEPYLVDQAISLKAVAASGYKLVNWTGNFCADTTTDTCAVSMGTNAATVTANFSPAYILTVTKSGSGTISSDIAGINCGTDCTELYAQGQTITLTAVPASGYIFSNWSGTSGCTGANPTCAVTITAAKTATAIFTPQYKLMITKTGNGVISSDVEGINCGEDCNELYTSGQIVTLTATPDSGMMFIGWTGSCTGATLTCKLTMNAAKTITATFQPIYVLTLTKAGTGNGTVASNPIGVSCGTDCTESYLAGKVVTLTATVATGSKFIGWSGPSVGTCTTTTSCAVTMNAAKDITATFQSTYALTVAKVGTGTVTSIPAGISCGSDCSEPYLADQTITLKAVAASGYKFVNWTGDFCADATTDICLVTMGSNAATVTANFSPAYLLTVTKSGSGAVTSDLAGINCATDCTELYPQGTTITLTAVPATGYVFTGWSGTSGCTGTNSCIVTMTAAKTATATFSPQYMLTVTKPGVGSGNVDSDLGLIRCGDDCNDPYTSGRIVTLTATPDNGSTFIGWTGGCTGTTLTCKVTMSAVKNVAATFQPIYALTVTKDGTGNGTVTSTPIGINCGTDCSESYLAGKIVTLTATAAAGSSFIGWSGPGAGICTIAKTCAVTLNAVKDLTASFQ; via the coding sequence ATGGCAATTAATAAATTTTTTAAGCCATCAATTTGTAATGGTAATTTACTTTGTGTTTGTCAAGTATTCATTTATTCTTTTCTAGGTATGATGATTGGATTAATTTTTACTGGTTCCATTTTGGCGGCTGATTTGACAAGTCCCGAAGCGCAAGAGCAATTAGATAAAAATCTCACTCAAAAAGGAATCGATTACACGGTGAGGCATGAAGGAATCAACTCTCAAAGAATTACCATGAATAGCAGCAACTCAAGTATACAAAAGTTACGAGAGGCGCTTTATAGCTTGCCACCCGATCAATCGTTATTGATGGGGTCTGCTAAAATAACGATTGTGGGTTATGCGAGCAAAGATAAAAAAATCAAACTGGTATTGGAAAGTAATCCATCGACGGGATATCTCTGGCAATTTGTCGGTTCCACCGATAAGGTGTTGGTTCAGGAAGGAGAAACGGAATTTGAACAGAGAGGGTTGGTCGGTGCCCCGGCGAAACAGACAATATGGTTGAAAGCAGTCAAGGAAGGGTATACGGAAGTCACTTTGACCTATCAGCGTCCATGGGAACAAAAAGATCAGAAAGATTATCAGGCTACTACCGCCAGTTCTCCAAATCAAATTAATCTTCAACTAAATGAGATTCCTGAAATTATTGATTTAAGTAATCCCAATGCTAAAGCTATTTCTCCAGAAGATGAAAAACCACCTTTTGATGAAATACAAATCAACAAACGAACTTTTATTAATACTTTAACGAGTGGATTACCTACTAGTTGGGATTGGCGCAATGTCGGTGCGGGACTTACCCCGATACGCGACCAGCGTAGTTGTGGTAGCTGTTGGGTTTTTTCTATTGTTGGTACTCTGGAAGCTGTTTTGATGGCGAAAATTGGTGCATCTGAAGATCTTTCCGAGCAATTTTTGCTTTCCTGTAATATTGAGGGTCGAAGTTGTAATGGAGGATCGATGAGTGCTCACGATTACCATAAGAATAAATTAGGGCGGCTACAAAGTATTGCAGGTGCCGTCCTGGAAAGCGACATGCCTTATTCAGCAAGCAGTGGTATTTGCAAAACAGTTCCTTATCATCCTAATCGTATATCTGGATGGGGATACCTGGCAGAATACGGCGGAATACCTACCGTAGATTCAATAAAAAATGCCATCTATAATTTAGGCCCAATTAGTGCTGGGGTATGTGTAGGCCCTGCTTTTAATTTTTATCGTAGTGGTGTTTTCTCGAAGAATGAAAGCATTGTTTGTGGTACCAATAAAGGTAATCATGCAATTGTGTTGGTAGGTTGGGATGATGCCACCACAAGTTGGATTCTGCGTAATTCCTGGGGTTCTGCTTGGGGAGAACAGGGTTATATGCGTATTAAATGGGGAACTTCTAATGTGGGTGAATCTTCAATTTATATTACACTATCACAAGATGCCACACCGTCACTTACCGTACTTAAAAATGGCACGGGCACAGGAACCGTGACCAGTACCACCGGCAATATTGACTGCGGGTCCACCTGTGCTTACGACTTTGATAAAGGTACCAGCGTTACTCTCTCTGCGACGCCAGCTCGTAGTTCAATTTTTGCTGGTTGGAAAGGAGCCTGTACAAATACAACAGGCGATTGCGTAGTCAACATGAATGACTCAAAAACAGTTTTTGCGACTTTCAATATTTCCAAACCTGTTTTGACAGTGATCAAGGCTGGTACCGGTACTGTGACCAGTACTCCGGCGGGGATTAGCTGCGGAACCGACTGTAGTGAGCCATATCTGGTTGATCAAGCGATTAGTCTCAAGGCGGTCGCTGCGTCTGGTTATAAATTGGTGAATTGGACGGGAAATTTTTGCGCGGACACGACTACAGATACCTGTGCGGTTAGCATGGGAACCAATGCCGCCACGGTCACGGCGAATTTTTCTCCAGCTTATATCTTAACCGTCACCAAGTCCGGGAGCGGCACGATAAGCAGCGATATTGCTGGTATCAATTGCGGAACCGATTGCACCGAACTCTATGCGCAGGGACAAACCATCACACTCACTGCTGTTCCGGCCAGTGGATACATATTCAGCAATTGGAGCGGAACCAGTGGTTGTACTGGTGCGAATCCCACCTGCGCGGTGACGATAACGGCAGCCAAAACGGCAACGGCGATTTTTACTCCGCAATATAAGCTGATGATCACCAAGACCGGCAACGGAGTGATCAGTAGCGACGTTGAGGGTATCAACTGTGGAGAGGATTGTAATGAATTATATACTTCGGGTCAGATTGTCACCCTGACTGCAACTCCCGATAGCGGCATGATGTTCATTGGTTGGACTGGTAGTTGCACTGGCGCTACCCTGACTTGCAAGCTGACCATGAACGCGGCAAAAACCATTACAGCGACTTTTCAGCCTATCTATGTACTGACGCTCACCAAGGCTGGAACGGGCAACGGTACTGTGGCCAGCAATCCGATAGGAGTTAGTTGCGGAACCGATTGCACGGAATCGTATCTCGCGGGCAAGGTCGTCACCCTTACAGCGACGGTAGCTACGGGTTCCAAATTTATTGGTTGGAGTGGTCCTAGCGTAGGAACTTGCACCACTACAACGAGTTGTGCTGTAACCATGAACGCGGCCAAGGATATCACTGCCACGTTTCAATCAACCTATGCCCTTACCGTTGCCAAAGTTGGTACCGGTACTGTGACTAGCATCCCAGCCGGAATCAGCTGTGGGTCGGACTGTAGCGAGCCGTATCTGGCTGACCAGACAATCACCCTTAAAGCGGTTGCGGCGAGTGGATATAAATTCGTGAATTGGACAGGAGATTTTTGCGCGGACGCAACCACTGACATCTGCCTAGTCACCATGGGAAGCAACGCCGCTACGGTCACGGCGAATTTTTCGCCAGCCTATCTCTTGACCGTCACCAAGTCCGGGAGCGGCGCGGTAACTAGTGATCTTGCCGGCATTAATTGCGCGACAGATTGCACTGAACTCTATCCGCAGGGAACAACCATCACCCTTACCGCTGTTCCGGCCACTGGTTATGTATTCACCGGCTGGAGCGGAACCAGCGGTTGCACCGGCACCAACTCTTGCATAGTGACGATGACGGCGGCTAAAACGGCAACGGCGACTTTCAGTCCGCAATATATGCTGACGGTCACTAAACCTGGTGTTGGTAGCGGTAATGTCGATAGCGACCTTGGCCTTATCAGATGCGGGGATGATTGTAACGATCCTTACACTTCGGGTCGGATTGTCACCTTAACGGCGACTCCCGATAACGGTTCAACGTTTATTGGTTGGACTGGTGGTTGTACTGGGACCACGCTAACTTGCAAGGTCACGATGAGTGCGGTGAAAAATGTCGCTGCGACTTTCCAGCCCATTTATGCCTTGACTGTCACTAAGGACGGGACCGGCAACGGTACCGTAACCAGTACTCCGATAGGTATTAATTGTGGAACTGATTGTTCGGAATCATATCTCGCGGGTAAGATCGTTACTCTCACGGCGACGGCAGCTGCGGGTTCCAGTTTTATTGGTTGGAGCGGCCCCGGCGCAGGAATTTGCACCATAGCGAAGACCTGTGCAGTAACTCTAAATGCGGTCAAGGATCTGACAGCGTCCTTTCAGTGA
- the qmcA gene encoding PHB domain-containing protein QmcA encodes MEGFSIFTLVMLVLFILVIFSGVKRVPQGEEHTLERFGRYIRTLSPGINIIVPFMDKIRKQGIINMKEQVLNVPSQDVITRDNAMVQVDGVVFFQILDAPKAAYQVTNLEQAIMNLTMTNIRTVMGSMDLDELLSKRDEINASLLGVVDDATSHWGIKVTRIEIMEIAPPADLVEAMARQMKAERIKRAQILEAEGLRAAEILKAEGLKQSSILEAEGRREAAFREAEGRERLAEAEARATQVVSQAINKGNLNAINYFVAQRYTDALKAIGTASNEKIVFMPLEASGLMGSLVGIAELAKHSLEARTSERPSQ; translated from the coding sequence ATGGAAGGTTTTTCCATATTCACCTTAGTAATGCTGGTTTTATTTATTTTAGTCATTTTTAGTGGAGTCAAACGTGTGCCTCAGGGCGAGGAACACACTCTGGAGCGTTTTGGACGTTATATCCGTACCTTGTCCCCTGGCATTAACATCATAGTTCCTTTCATGGATAAAATTAGAAAGCAGGGAATAATCAATATGAAAGAGCAGGTGCTCAATGTACCATCGCAAGATGTGATTACTCGGGATAACGCCATGGTTCAAGTCGATGGCGTGGTTTTCTTTCAGATCTTGGACGCGCCCAAGGCCGCCTATCAGGTCACTAACCTCGAACAAGCCATCATGAATCTCACCATGACTAACATTCGTACTGTCATGGGTTCCATGGATCTGGATGAACTGTTATCCAAGCGAGATGAAATTAACGCCAGTTTACTAGGTGTGGTGGACGATGCGACGAGTCATTGGGGCATCAAGGTGACACGTATCGAAATTATGGAAATCGCTCCTCCCGCTGATTTAGTGGAAGCAATGGCTCGCCAGATGAAGGCTGAACGTATCAAGCGCGCACAAATCTTAGAAGCAGAAGGATTGCGTGCTGCCGAGATTCTTAAGGCTGAGGGACTTAAGCAATCATCGATTCTGGAGGCGGAAGGTCGGCGTGAAGCAGCGTTCCGCGAAGCCGAAGGACGCGAACGCCTGGCTGAAGCTGAGGCCCGGGCGACGCAAGTAGTTTCCCAAGCTATTAACAAGGGAAATTTGAATGCTATTAATTACTTCGTGGCGCAGCGCTATACCGATGCACTCAAGGCTATTGGTACTGCTTCCAATGAGAAGATTGTATTTATGCCGCTAGAGGCGAGTGGTCTCATGGGTTCCTTGGTCGGAATCGCTGAGCTGGCGAAGCACTCCCTTGAGGCGCGCACTTCGGAGCGGCCATCTCAATGA
- the dnaX gene encoding DNA polymerase III subunit tau — protein MVYQVLARKWRPRTFSEMVGQEHVLRAVIHALDSGRLHHAFLFTGTRGVGKTTIARILAKSLNCEQGVSSRPCGVCSTCLGIDEGRFVDLIEVDAASRTKVEDTRELLDNVQYAPTVGRYKVYLIDEVHMFSNHSFNALLKTLEEPPPHVKFLLATTDPQRLPITILSRCLQFNLRRLSLPLIRDQLARILETEGIPCEEGALRELARAADGSMRDGLSLLDQAIAYGRGRVVEQDVYAMLGTLSRDRVYTLLEHLAAGDAPAIIATMESFARQSPDWNALLGELLQLLQRVALAQFVSEALNDDLGDQKRVLALAKRMTLEDVQLYYQIGLLGRRDLPLAPQLQTGFEMILLRMLAFRPVLEEKSFSTAASMHTASLPQQSMTISESMPRGTPTPCPSVVFSSPVPSPVFPHLPGEARFIGEHLPDSLQDLNWPTLVGTLGLTGMNHQLAMNCSLRRVEQNTLYLTLDEAQRFLLNKDRERRVEQAIQTLLGANVKASISIAANSVTTVTTSPRQTPAQLREQHQQEQKVAARISIERDPLIQTFRETFDADLDIKSIRPLN, from the coding sequence ATGGTGTATCAGGTTCTGGCGCGTAAGTGGCGTCCGCGCACCTTCAGTGAAATGGTGGGCCAGGAACATGTCCTGCGCGCTGTTATTCATGCATTGGACTCAGGAAGGCTTCATCACGCATTCCTTTTCACGGGTACCCGTGGAGTGGGAAAAACAACTATTGCCCGCATTCTTGCTAAATCACTAAATTGTGAACAGGGCGTCAGCTCAAGACCGTGTGGCGTTTGTTCCACCTGTTTAGGGATCGATGAAGGCCGTTTCGTGGATCTCATCGAAGTGGACGCAGCTTCGCGTACTAAAGTAGAAGATACCCGTGAACTGCTGGATAACGTTCAGTACGCACCTACTGTAGGCCGTTACAAGGTGTACCTCATTGATGAGGTGCATATGTTCTCCAACCATAGCTTTAATGCCCTTCTCAAAACTCTTGAAGAGCCTCCGCCACACGTCAAATTTTTGCTCGCTACGACTGATCCCCAACGGTTGCCAATTACGATTCTGTCACGCTGTTTACAGTTCAATCTACGCCGCTTGTCGCTACCCTTAATTCGAGATCAATTGGCGCGTATCCTGGAAACGGAAGGCATACCTTGCGAGGAAGGCGCGTTGCGTGAGCTGGCCCGAGCAGCCGATGGTAGCATGCGTGACGGTCTTAGTCTTTTGGACCAGGCCATTGCTTACGGGAGAGGCAGAGTAGTGGAGCAGGATGTCTACGCCATGCTTGGTACCTTGTCCCGTGACCGGGTTTACACGTTGCTGGAACATTTGGCTGCAGGGGACGCGCCAGCGATCATCGCAACCATGGAATCTTTTGCTCGGCAATCGCCGGACTGGAATGCCTTGCTCGGAGAATTATTGCAGTTGTTACAGCGCGTTGCGCTGGCGCAGTTCGTATCAGAGGCATTGAATGATGATCTTGGAGATCAAAAACGAGTTTTGGCGTTAGCCAAACGCATGACTTTGGAAGATGTCCAGCTTTACTATCAGATTGGACTTTTAGGCCGGCGTGATCTTCCCTTGGCTCCTCAACTACAAACCGGATTTGAAATGATATTGTTGCGAATGCTGGCCTTTCGACCAGTACTAGAAGAAAAGTCGTTCTCCACCGCAGCCTCCATGCATACTGCTTCTCTCCCTCAACAATCGATGACAATCTCTGAATCCATGCCTCGTGGCACTCCCACACCGTGCCCATCTGTCGTTTTTTCTTCGCCAGTACCTTCACCGGTATTTCCACATCTTCCTGGTGAAGCACGGTTCATAGGCGAACATTTACCCGATTCACTTCAGGATCTCAATTGGCCAACCTTGGTGGGTACTTTAGGCCTAACGGGAATGAATCATCAATTAGCCATGAATTGTTCTTTACGTCGGGTAGAACAAAATACTTTGTATCTGACCTTGGATGAAGCGCAACGATTTTTGCTTAACAAAGATCGTGAACGACGTGTGGAGCAGGCGATACAAACCCTTTTGGGAGCAAACGTGAAAGCATCTATCTCTATTGCAGCGAATAGCGTGACCACTGTCACTACTTCTCCACGGCAGACTCCAGCTCAACTTCGAGAACAGCATCAACAGGAACAGAAGGTGGCAGCCAGAATCTCCATAGAGCGTGATCCCCTGATACAGACATTTCGTGAAACCTTCGATGCTGATTTGGATATTAAATCAATTCGCCCACTGAATTGA
- a CDS encoding hypothetical protein (Evidence 5 : Unknown function), whose amino-acid sequence MDRAYEDYKTRKLVSDLGMESVVPPKNNRILKWIYDKNLYKKRNEVERLFRRLKRFRRIFTKFDKLDVLFNFLLPLV is encoded by the coding sequence ATGGATCGAGCCTATGAGGACTATAAAACTAGAAAATTGGTGTCCGACCTTGGAATGGAATCTGTGGTACCACCAAAAAATAACAGAATTTTAAAATGGATATACGATAAAAATTTGTATAAAAAAAGAAATGAAGTAGAACGGTTGTTCCGGAGATTAAAAAGATTTAGAAGGATTTTTACAAAATTTGACAAGCTTGATGTCTTGTTTAATTTTTTATTACCTTTGGTTTAA
- a CDS encoding hypothetical protein (Evidence 5 : Unknown function) has translation MAKLMLNLGSLVLKEIILVKEITTIGRGNDNDIVLDNLSASSHHARVIKAGDKYAVEDLASTNGTLVNSQKVERKVLEEDDIIAIGKHELRFIEETSKRVETPADFEKTVFVRSPSSAPSTSQSPLPVVQKISDAVPIKSEKGGIVKIIAVVVAVLAAVVVGYIFLKIQR, from the coding sequence ATGGCAAAATTAATGCTTAATTTGGGAAGTTTGGTATTGAAAGAAATTATTCTAGTCAAAGAAATCACAACAATTGGTCGCGGTAATGATAACGATATCGTGCTTGATAATTTATCAGCAAGTAGTCACCATGCCCGTGTGATAAAAGCAGGTGATAAGTACGCTGTAGAAGATTTGGCGAGCACTAACGGTACACTGGTTAATAGTCAGAAGGTGGAGCGTAAAGTACTAGAGGAAGATGACATCATCGCTATCGGAAAGCATGAATTACGTTTTATTGAGGAAACATCAAAACGCGTGGAGACGCCAGCGGATTTCGAAAAAACCGTCTTTGTGCGTTCGCCTTCCTCGGCACCATCTACCTCGCAAAGTCCTCTTCCTGTTGTTCAAAAAATATCTGACGCAGTTCCTATCAAGAGTGAGAAAGGAGGCATTGTCAAAATTATCGCTGTCGTCGTAGCTGTGCTAGCAGCGGTGGTGGTTGGTTACATTTTTTTGAAAATACAGCGATAA
- a CDS encoding phosphatidylserine decarboxylase: protein MLSVCFTEADQGDSLLVSSVKFSIMLGVLRGLYCNPTILPYLTISPQASNLVEIMDVFSGSKFEKFSHQRFMKNKKKYKIFDYITILPQYLIPHHPLSRLVNKLTRLRWSLWKNFLIRIFIRYYRIDLKDALCPEIESYPDFNSFFTRSLRTEARPIVNEPNSVISPVDAIVSAAGMIFNQTLFQAKGRQYCLETLLGGENHRTTRFMGGSFITLYLSPRDYHRIHMPVTGRLREMVHIPGRLFAVNNSAANVVPELFARNERVIAIFDTVVGPMALILVGALFVGSIETIWAGEITPPTREGQKAWTYPDIGTGSIILGKGTEMGRFNMGSTVIILFGTGAVAWEKSVTTGKFFRMGEKLGTQSGILHHGA, encoded by the coding sequence GTGTTGAGCGTCTGTTTTACAGAAGCAGACCAGGGTGATAGCTTATTAGTATCGTCAGTAAAATTCTCTATTATGTTGGGAGTCTTACGTGGTTTATATTGCAACCCGACAATTCTTCCATATCTCACAATCTCTCCACAAGCTTCAAATCTCGTGGAAATTATGGATGTTTTTTCAGGTTCGAAGTTCGAGAAATTTTCACACCAACGATTTATGAAAAATAAAAAAAAATATAAAATTTTTGATTATATTACCATCCTGCCTCAGTATCTAATTCCGCATCATCCATTATCGAGATTGGTAAATAAACTGACACGATTACGTTGGTCGCTATGGAAAAATTTTTTGATCAGAATTTTTATTCGTTATTATCGTATTGACTTGAAAGATGCGTTATGCCCTGAAATCGAAAGTTATCCTGATTTTAACAGTTTTTTCACCCGTAGTTTACGCACGGAGGCGCGTCCTATTGTCAATGAGCCAAATTCCGTAATTTCTCCTGTTGACGCCATAGTAAGCGCGGCAGGCATGATCTTTAATCAAACCTTATTTCAGGCCAAGGGACGCCAATATTGCCTTGAAACCCTCCTTGGCGGAGAAAATCACCGCACCACCCGATTTATGGGGGGAAGTTTTATTACACTTTATCTTTCTCCGCGTGATTATCATCGCATTCATATGCCAGTGACAGGACGTTTGCGTGAGATGGTACATATTCCAGGCAGATTATTCGCAGTCAATAATAGCGCTGCTAATGTTGTGCCTGAATTGTTCGCACGTAACGAGCGGGTTATAGCAATTTTTGATACCGTCGTGGGACCGATGGCTTTAATACTGGTAGGCGCGTTATTCGTGGGTAGCATTGAAACTATATGGGCTGGAGAAATTACTCCTCCGACCCGAGAAGGCCAAAAAGCATGGACCTATCCTGATATTGGCACTGGTTCCATCATCTTGGGAAAGGGTACGGAAATGGGACGCTTTAATATGGGATCCACGGTAATTATCTTGTTCGGTACAGGAGCTGTTGCGTGGGAAAAATCCGTTACCACGGGAAAATTTTTTCGCATGGGTGAAAAGCTGGGGACACAATCTGGAATTCTTCACCATGGCGCATGA
- the ybaB gene encoding putative nucleoid-associated protein YbaB (Evidence 3 : Putative function from multiple computational evidences): MKGPLANMMKQAQQMQTNMQKIQEEVAATEVAGQAGGGMVVITMTGRHETRRIQIEPNLLNEDKEMLEDLIAAAFNDAVRKADQLMSERVSSLTAGLGLPPGFKLPF; encoded by the coding sequence GTGAAAGGTCCACTGGCGAATATGATGAAACAAGCCCAGCAAATGCAGACTAATATGCAAAAAATTCAGGAAGAAGTAGCTGCAACGGAAGTCGCTGGTCAAGCTGGAGGCGGGATGGTGGTAATAACCATGACTGGACGTCACGAGACACGCCGGATTCAAATTGAGCCTAATTTACTCAATGAAGACAAGGAAATGTTAGAGGATCTCATTGCTGCCGCGTTTAATGACGCCGTTCGCAAGGCGGATCAATTAATGTCCGAGCGAGTATCTTCGCTCACCGCAGGTCTGGGGCTTCCTCCTGGTTTTAAGTTGCCATTCTAA